The proteins below come from a single Halobacillus salinarum genomic window:
- the tkt gene encoding transketolase codes for MANSLEQTSINTIRTLAIDAVEKANSGHPGMPMGAAPMAYTLWTKFMNHNPNNSHWFNRDRFVLSAGHGSMLLYSLLHLSGYNVKIDDLKSFRQWESKTPGHPEYGYTDGVDATTGPLGQGLAMSTGMAMAEAHLAAKYNREDYNVVDHYTFAICGDGDLMEGVSQESASLAGHLGLGKLIVLYDSNDISLDGDLDRSFSESVEKRYEAYGWQVIRVEDGTDTEAIARAIESAKQNTAQPTMIEVKTVIGYGAPTKSGKSASHGAPLGDEEVTAAKEFYNWDHEPFHVPDEVYQDFKEKVRDQGEEKEKAWNELMKNYKEAHPELGAELEAAINGEMPEGWDKELPSFTAGEDKLATRAASGEVINALSEAVPYFFGGSADLAGSNKTTVKGEEDFSRVNYAGRNIWFGVREFAMAAALNGMALHGGLKVYGGTFFVFSDYLRPALRLSAIMNLPVNYVFTHDSIAVGEDGPTHEPVEHLASLRAIPNLSLIRPADGNETSAAWRIALESNTTPTALVLTRQGLPTLEGTAENAYDGVKRGAYIISDSEKEEPDAILLASGSEVQLIAKAQDELKKKGYDVRVVSVPSFDRFKTQSKDYQESVLPSNVRKRLAVEMGASFGWERFVGLDGSILGIDTFGASAPGDEIIKNYGFTVENVVKHAENLMNS; via the coding sequence ATGGCCAACAGCCTTGAACAAACTTCTATTAATACGATTCGAACGCTGGCAATTGATGCAGTTGAAAAAGCAAACTCAGGACATCCTGGTATGCCAATGGGAGCAGCTCCGATGGCATACACCCTTTGGACGAAATTTATGAACCACAATCCAAATAATTCTCATTGGTTTAACCGCGACCGCTTTGTGCTTTCTGCAGGTCATGGTTCTATGCTGTTATACAGCTTGCTTCATCTCTCTGGTTATAACGTGAAAATTGACGATTTAAAATCATTCCGTCAATGGGAGTCCAAAACTCCAGGGCATCCGGAATACGGTTATACGGACGGCGTAGATGCCACAACAGGACCCCTCGGACAAGGACTTGCTATGTCTACAGGAATGGCGATGGCAGAAGCCCATTTAGCAGCAAAGTATAATCGCGAAGACTATAATGTAGTCGATCACTATACATTTGCGATCTGTGGGGATGGCGACCTAATGGAAGGCGTCTCTCAGGAATCTGCATCGTTAGCGGGCCACTTAGGTCTCGGAAAATTGATCGTGCTTTACGATTCCAATGACATTTCTCTTGACGGAGATTTGGACCGTTCTTTCAGTGAAAGTGTAGAGAAACGCTACGAAGCTTATGGATGGCAGGTCATTCGTGTAGAAGACGGGACTGATACAGAAGCCATTGCCCGTGCGATTGAAAGTGCGAAGCAAAACACTGCACAGCCGACTATGATTGAAGTAAAAACCGTTATTGGCTACGGAGCACCAACCAAATCAGGAAAGTCAGCCTCTCACGGCGCTCCATTAGGTGATGAAGAAGTAACAGCAGCAAAAGAATTTTACAACTGGGACCATGAGCCTTTCCATGTACCAGATGAAGTTTATCAAGATTTCAAAGAAAAAGTACGTGACCAAGGTGAAGAGAAAGAGAAAGCCTGGAATGAGCTGATGAAAAATTACAAGGAAGCTCATCCGGAGCTTGGGGCAGAGCTAGAGGCTGCGATTAATGGTGAAATGCCTGAAGGGTGGGACAAAGAACTGCCTTCCTTTACAGCTGGAGAAGATAAGCTTGCCACCCGTGCTGCTTCCGGTGAAGTGATTAATGCCTTATCCGAGGCTGTACCTTACTTCTTTGGCGGCAGTGCCGACCTCGCAGGTTCTAATAAAACGACAGTCAAAGGGGAAGAGGACTTTTCCCGTGTGAATTACGCCGGCCGTAACATTTGGTTCGGGGTAAGAGAATTTGCCATGGCTGCTGCTTTAAACGGTATGGCGCTGCATGGCGGCTTAAAAGTCTACGGCGGAACATTCTTTGTATTCAGTGACTATCTGCGTCCTGCTTTGCGCTTATCAGCGATTATGAATCTCCCTGTTAATTACGTTTTCACTCATGATTCTATTGCGGTAGGAGAAGATGGACCTACACATGAACCTGTAGAACATCTTGCTTCGCTGCGCGCGATCCCGAATCTTTCCTTAATTCGTCCAGCAGATGGGAATGAAACAAGTGCAGCTTGGAGAATTGCTCTGGAATCCAATACTACACCAACAGCGCTTGTCCTTACCCGTCAGGGGCTTCCAACTCTAGAGGGGACAGCAGAGAATGCTTATGATGGCGTAAAACGTGGAGCTTATATTATCAGCGATTCTGAAAAAGAAGAACCAGATGCGATTCTTCTTGCCTCAGGCTCTGAAGTGCAGCTTATCGCTAAGGCTCAGGATGAATTGAAGAAAAAAGGCTATGACGTACGCGTTGTAAGTGTTCCTTCCTTTGATCGATTCAAGACACAAAGTAAGGATTACCAAGAAAGCGTTCTGCCTTCTAATGTCCGTAAGCGTCTCGCAGTAGAAATGGGAGCTTCCTTCGGATGGGAACGTTTCGTAGGATTAGATGGTTCTATCCTTGGAATCGATACCTTCGGAGCTTCTGCACCAGGAGATGAAATTATTAAGAATTACGGCTTTACCGTAGAAAATGTAGTCAAGCATGCAGAAAATCTTATGAATTCCTAA
- a CDS encoding DUF896 domain-containing protein, producing the protein MLSKGKINRINELSKKSKQEGLDKEEKKEQQELRQEYLKNVRKSFKNQLKGMKVIDPEGNDVTPEKVKQMQRNEKKH; encoded by the coding sequence ATGTTATCTAAAGGTAAGATTAATCGAATTAACGAGCTTTCAAAGAAATCCAAACAAGAAGGTTTAGATAAAGAAGAAAAAAAAGAGCAGCAGGAATTGCGCCAGGAATATTTAAAAAATGTCCGCAAGTCTTTTAAAAACCAGCTTAAAGGAATGAAAGTCATTGACCCGGAAGGGAACGATGTCACGCCTGAAAAGGTAAAGCAAATGCAAAGAAATGAAAAGAAGCACTAA
- a CDS encoding YneB family resolvase-like protein — MRVILYCRVSTDKETQVSSLGRQREELNKMADLYSMEIVDSIEEQASGYEIEREGVFTLLEYFSNGRADTLLIQDETRLGRGNTKIALFHQMNKLGVRIFTLSHEGEMEISESDSMVLQIVGIVEEYQRKIHNMKIRRGMKRAVQNGYNPNENLSNQHLAPGRERIDFPVEEVVRLRNNNLTFQDIAATLRGLGYNVSKATVHRRYREYVSLENKAESSYDK, encoded by the coding sequence ATGAGAGTTATCCTATATTGCCGTGTGAGTACGGATAAAGAAACCCAGGTTTCTTCTCTTGGAAGGCAGAGAGAAGAATTAAATAAAATGGCGGATTTATATTCAATGGAAATTGTAGACAGTATTGAGGAACAAGCAAGTGGGTATGAAATCGAACGGGAAGGTGTATTTACACTCCTTGAATATTTTTCGAATGGACGTGCGGACACTTTGCTTATCCAGGATGAAACGCGATTAGGACGTGGGAATACAAAGATTGCTTTGTTTCATCAAATGAATAAGCTGGGCGTCCGTATTTTCACTTTATCCCATGAGGGAGAGATGGAAATCTCGGAATCGGATTCCATGGTTTTACAGATTGTGGGCATTGTTGAAGAATACCAGCGGAAAATACATAATATGAAAATCCGAAGAGGGATGAAGAGAGCTGTACAAAATGGATACAATCCCAATGAAAATCTTTCTAATCAGCACTTAGCTCCAGGAAGGGAAAGGATTGATTTTCCGGTTGAGGAAGTGGTTCGCCTCCGGAACAATAATCTCACCTTTCAAGATATTGCTGCGACCCTTCGCGGATTGGGTTACAATGTATCGAAAGCGACGGTTCACCGCAGGTACCGTGAATACGTATCACTTGAAAATAAAGCTGAATCAAGTTACGATAAATAA
- a CDS encoding PadR family transcriptional regulator — MVKMNHTTYAILGLLTAGCHTGYDVKQMMDNSLNHFWKISYGQIYPTLRQLADEGFAEVSTANEGGKPDRKEYVITERGKEALEQWVSGPLSSLPTERNELLLKLFFSRHQPAEKAIAQVEAYLNSLQERYNAYLTIEHSILSSCAFDADAKYGLITLEYGKKVTKAAIEWCEHTIQQLEEEE, encoded by the coding sequence GTGGTAAAAATGAACCATACAACTTACGCTATTCTCGGTTTATTAACAGCAGGCTGTCATACAGGCTATGACGTGAAACAAATGATGGACAACAGTTTGAATCACTTTTGGAAAATCAGCTATGGACAAATTTATCCCACACTTCGCCAATTGGCGGATGAAGGATTCGCGGAAGTCAGCACGGCGAACGAGGGAGGGAAACCCGATAGAAAAGAATATGTGATTACGGAAAGAGGCAAGGAAGCCCTTGAGCAATGGGTCAGCGGTCCTCTTTCCTCTTTACCCACTGAGAGAAACGAGCTGCTTCTAAAATTATTTTTCAGCCGCCATCAGCCAGCTGAAAAGGCCATAGCCCAAGTCGAAGCTTACTTGAACAGTCTACAAGAACGCTACAATGCTTATCTCACCATCGAGCATTCCATTCTATCAAGCTGTGCGTTTGATGCTGACGCCAAATACGGGTTGATTACACTGGAATATGGAAAAAAGGTGACGAAAGCTGCTATTGAATGGTGTGAACACACAATACAGCAATTAGAGGAGGAAGAATAA
- a CDS encoding DUF4188 domain-containing protein: MRKRIYTGRNIPNEDGVVVFLIGMRVNKWRAVHKWLPVFKAMPPMIKELYTTKDLGFLSMETFAGIRTTLMVQYWRSSEQLISYAHNEKHLNAWKNFNDKMRNNNAVGIYHETYLVPEGNCEGIYRNMPLFGLGQALGQKPVTNDMQSSRQRLKKAGNTAAP, translated from the coding sequence TTGAGAAAAAGAATATATACCGGCCGCAATATTCCGAATGAAGACGGAGTGGTTGTGTTTTTAATTGGTATGAGAGTGAATAAGTGGAGAGCAGTTCATAAATGGCTCCCGGTCTTTAAGGCAATGCCGCCGATGATCAAGGAATTGTACACAACAAAAGACCTCGGCTTTTTATCGATGGAAACATTTGCAGGAATCAGAACGACTCTCATGGTGCAGTATTGGCGGTCTTCTGAACAGTTGATTTCCTATGCTCATAATGAGAAGCATCTAAATGCGTGGAAGAATTTTAATGATAAAATGAGAAACAACAATGCCGTCGGTATTTATCACGAAACGTATCTCGTTCCAGAAGGTAATTGTGAAGGAATATATCGTAATATGCCTCTATTCGGACTAGGTCAAGCGTTAGGTCAAAAGCCAGTAACTAATGACATGCAATCTTCACGGCAGCGATTAAAAAAAGCTGGAAATACTGCTGCTCCTTAA
- a CDS encoding DUF190 domain-containing protein, translated as MEPYKMVRIVLNEFEFNDEHKQQFLYDEILDILHKHNFPGATAYRSSEGISGDGIFRMALLEDPAYNNLPVVVESAGKHLQVEAAVRDLRLRLTKGEILVMEGYKLMKEEHLDPGRHYMLKIFLQESHKWFESPLYQTILEDLNERGFIWTTVTKGIEGFGRNHPIHEDSSFFSFHAAEPVIIETAASGAIINEMIPALREKVTEGFIFVTPVDVILDQ; from the coding sequence TTGGAACCTTACAAAATGGTTAGAATAGTACTCAATGAATTTGAATTTAACGACGAGCATAAGCAGCAGTTTCTATATGATGAAATTTTGGACATTCTTCATAAACATAACTTCCCTGGAGCGACTGCTTACAGGTCTTCAGAGGGCATCAGTGGTGATGGCATATTCCGCATGGCTCTTCTCGAAGACCCCGCTTACAATAACCTGCCTGTCGTAGTCGAATCAGCAGGTAAACACCTGCAGGTAGAAGCAGCCGTTCGTGATTTAAGACTAAGACTTACTAAGGGAGAGATACTCGTTATGGAAGGATATAAGTTGATGAAAGAAGAGCACCTTGACCCTGGAAGGCATTACATGTTGAAAATATTTCTCCAGGAATCACACAAGTGGTTCGAATCCCCGCTTTACCAAACAATACTGGAAGATCTAAATGAGCGAGGTTTTATTTGGACTACTGTAACAAAAGGGATTGAAGGGTTTGGCAGAAATCATCCAATTCATGAAGACTCGTCCTTCTTTTCTTTTCATGCTGCTGAACCTGTTATAATTGAGACGGCAGCCTCCGGTGCAATCATAAATGAAATGATCCCTGCTCTTAGAGAGAAAGTTACCGAGGGATTTATATTTGTAACTCCTGTTGATGTTATCTTAGATCAATGA
- a CDS encoding aspartyl-phosphate phosphatase Spo0E family protein, with the protein MNRTCLEKQIEKTRIKMYEAYNNAEQYDVVLKISQELDGLLNRLQNLSTKRSKPPE; encoded by the coding sequence ATGAACAGAACTTGTTTAGAAAAACAAATTGAAAAAACCCGCATAAAAATGTATGAAGCTTATAACAACGCTGAACAATATGACGTCGTTTTAAAAATCTCCCAAGAACTTGACGGCTTATTAAACAGACTGCAAAACTTAAGCACCAAGAGAAGTAAGCCCCCTGAGTGA
- the glnA gene encoding type I glutamate--ammonia ligase — protein sequence MGLTKEEIYKKLDEENVRFIRLQFTDMLGTIKNVEIPMSQLEKALDGMMMFDGSSIEGFVRIEESDMYLVPDLDTFVVFPWTSEKGKVARFICDIYNPDKTPFEGCPRYNLKRNLKKMEKLGFSAFNIGTEPEFFLFKLGEDREPTMELNDKGGYFDLAPTDLGENCRRDIVLELEEMGFEIEASHHEVAPGQHEIDFKYSDAVKHCDDIQTFKLVVKTIARQHGLHATFMPKPLFGVNGSGMHANMSLFNDKGNAFFDEKGDKQLSEVAYQFTAGIIKHATNFTAVTNPTVNSYKRLVPGYEAPCYVAWSGRNRSPLVRVPTSRGLSTRIEVRSVDPSANPYMAMAVLLAAGLDGVENKLEAPTPVDRNIYVMNKKEREAHGIKDLPGTLYDALEELQEDPVMVDALGEHLFEHFIEAKEIEWDMFRTQVHPWEREQYLQTY from the coding sequence ATGGGATTAACTAAAGAAGAAATTTACAAAAAACTGGATGAAGAAAATGTCCGCTTTATCCGTTTGCAGTTTACGGATATGCTGGGCACGATTAAAAACGTGGAAATTCCTATGAGCCAATTAGAAAAAGCGCTCGACGGGATGATGATGTTTGACGGTTCTTCCATCGAAGGATTTGTCCGCATCGAAGAATCCGATATGTACTTAGTACCAGACCTTGACACATTTGTTGTCTTTCCGTGGACTTCAGAAAAAGGGAAAGTCGCACGGTTTATCTGTGATATATACAATCCGGATAAAACTCCTTTTGAAGGCTGCCCGCGTTATAACTTAAAACGAAATTTGAAAAAAATGGAAAAACTAGGGTTCTCTGCATTTAATATCGGTACAGAACCGGAATTTTTTCTGTTTAAATTAGGTGAAGACCGTGAGCCTACAATGGAACTCAATGATAAAGGCGGATACTTCGATTTAGCCCCTACGGACCTTGGGGAAAACTGCCGCCGCGACATCGTGCTTGAACTGGAAGAAATGGGTTTTGAAATTGAAGCTTCCCACCACGAGGTAGCTCCTGGACAGCACGAAATCGATTTTAAATATTCTGATGCTGTTAAGCACTGTGATGATATACAAACCTTTAAACTAGTAGTAAAAACAATTGCCCGTCAGCACGGGCTGCATGCGACGTTCATGCCGAAGCCGCTGTTTGGCGTAAACGGTTCAGGCATGCACGCAAACATGTCTTTGTTCAATGATAAAGGCAACGCGTTTTTTGATGAAAAGGGAGATAAGCAGCTTTCTGAAGTAGCATATCAGTTCACAGCGGGGATCATTAAACACGCTACGAACTTTACGGCTGTCACGAACCCGACGGTAAATTCATACAAGCGACTTGTTCCTGGCTATGAAGCTCCTTGTTATGTAGCCTGGTCCGGTCGTAACCGTTCACCACTTGTACGAGTACCGACATCCAGGGGCTTAAGTACCCGTATTGAGGTGCGCAGTGTGGATCCATCCGCCAATCCTTATATGGCAATGGCTGTTTTGCTTGCAGCTGGGCTTGACGGAGTGGAAAATAAACTGGAAGCTCCTACACCAGTGGACCGGAACATCTATGTTATGAATAAGAAAGAACGCGAAGCTCACGGTATTAAAGACCTGCCTGGAACTCTGTACGATGCACTTGAAGAGCTTCAAGAGGACCCGGTAATGGTAGATGCCTTAGGAGAGCACCTTTTTGAGCATTTCATTGAGGCGAAGGAAATCGAATGGGATATGTTCCGGACACAAGTTCACCCTTGGGAACGCGAACAGTACCTGCAAACGTATTAA
- a CDS encoding MerR family transcriptional regulator has product MSDEIRRSMPLFPMGIVQSLTDLSARQIRYYEQHKLVNPARSEGNRRLFSFNDVDRLLEIKDLIEKGVNMAGIKQVLELSEHPENDAIDENVEEVHNELSEKELRRMLQQELFTSGRQGKLGLRQGELSRFFH; this is encoded by the coding sequence ATGAGTGATGAAATTCGTCGTTCCATGCCGCTGTTCCCGATGGGGATTGTTCAATCTTTAACCGATCTTTCTGCACGACAAATCCGTTATTATGAACAGCACAAGCTTGTGAACCCTGCCCGGTCAGAAGGCAACCGCCGCTTATTTTCTTTTAATGATGTAGATCGTTTGTTGGAGATTAAAGATCTCATTGAAAAAGGCGTGAATATGGCTGGTATTAAGCAGGTGTTAGAGCTTAGCGAGCACCCGGAAAACGATGCGATCGATGAAAACGTGGAAGAAGTCCACAATGAACTTTCTGAAAAAGAACTCCGTCGAATGTTACAGCAGGAATTATTCACCTCGGGGAGACAAGGTAAACTAGGGTTAAGACAGGGAGAATTATCACGATTCTTCCATTAA
- a CDS encoding methionine gamma-lyase family protein produces the protein MNINEAKQIAEESIQPLHAQVNKRVEKNQQKVLEAFQKLRVSDAHFHPTTGYGYDDFGRDTLEALYADIFKTEDALVRPQLISGTHAITTALFGVLRPGDELLYISGEPYDTLAEVIGKPSKDTGSLSNFGISYKAVPLTNEETFDLAAIEQSITSNTKVIAIQRSKGYATRPSFSIEELSAVIKHVKSLKEDIIVFVDNCYGEFVEEKEPVEAGADLMAGSLIKNPGGGLARIGGYIAGNKDLIELCSFRLTAPGLGKETGATVNSLQEMYQGIFLAPHIVGEALKGAIFTARFLELLGFETYPSYDTPRTDLIQSVTFQTAEQMIRFCQAIQHASPINSHVTPHPSAMPGYEDPVIMAAGTFVQGASLELTADGPIRPPYTAFVQGGLTYSHVKLAVTAAVDKMLNTR, from the coding sequence ATGAACATAAATGAAGCAAAACAAATAGCGGAAGAGAGCATCCAGCCTCTTCATGCTCAAGTGAACAAACGAGTAGAGAAAAACCAGCAGAAGGTCCTTGAGGCTTTTCAGAAACTGCGGGTAAGCGATGCTCATTTTCACCCGACGACAGGGTACGGGTATGACGATTTTGGCAGAGATACGCTTGAAGCCTTATATGCGGATATTTTTAAAACGGAGGACGCCTTGGTTCGTCCACAACTTATTTCCGGTACCCACGCCATCACTACTGCACTGTTCGGAGTACTTCGTCCGGGGGACGAGCTCTTGTATATTTCAGGGGAACCCTATGATACGTTAGCTGAAGTGATTGGCAAGCCATCGAAAGATACCGGCTCGCTTTCAAATTTCGGTATTTCATACAAAGCTGTTCCATTGACGAACGAGGAGACTTTTGATCTGGCGGCTATTGAACAATCCATCACTTCCAATACCAAAGTCATTGCCATTCAAAGATCTAAAGGGTACGCCACACGTCCATCTTTTTCGATTGAAGAACTATCAGCTGTCATTAAACATGTGAAATCGTTAAAGGAAGACATCATTGTATTTGTCGATAACTGTTATGGCGAATTCGTAGAAGAAAAAGAGCCGGTTGAGGCAGGGGCTGACTTAATGGCCGGTTCCTTAATAAAAAACCCGGGCGGAGGTCTTGCTAGAATCGGCGGGTACATTGCAGGAAACAAGGACTTGATTGAGCTTTGCAGTTTCCGTCTGACGGCTCCTGGGCTGGGGAAGGAAACAGGAGCGACAGTGAACAGCCTGCAGGAAATGTATCAAGGGATCTTTCTCGCACCTCACATAGTAGGGGAAGCGCTGAAGGGGGCGATTTTCACGGCAAGGTTTCTGGAATTGCTGGGATTTGAAACGTATCCTTCTTATGACACGCCGCGCACGGATTTAATTCAATCGGTTACTTTTCAAACAGCTGAGCAAATGATCCGTTTCTGTCAGGCGATCCAGCACGCTTCACCGATTAATTCCCATGTGACTCCGCATCCCAGTGCCATGCCCGGATATGAAGACCCGGTTATTATGGCGGCGGGAACGTTTGTTCAAGGAGCGAGTCTTGAATTGACTGCGGACGGACCGATTCGTCCCCCTTATACTGCTTTCGTGCAAGGCGGGCTGACATATTCCCACGTGAAATTGGCTGTAACAGCTGCAGTGGATAAGATGTTAAACACGCGGTAA
- the hflX gene encoding GTPase HflX, which yields MMEKEQVILVARQSPNEQEHRFTYSLEELQSLTETAGGEVCKIVTQKRDRVHPATFLGEGKLEEIKQLADELNANLIIFNDELSPGQLRNISDKLERTVIDRSQLILDIFASRARTKEGKLQVELAQLQYLLPRLAGQGTALSRLGGGIGTRGPGETKLETDRRHIQRRIDDIKKRLDAVVKQREQYRKRRKENRAFQMAIVGYTNAGKSTFFNRVTESDSFEENLLFATLDPLTRQVTLPSGFKALLSDTVGFIQDLPTSLIAAFRSTLEEVTEADFILHLVDSSHPDHVHQERTVLSLLDELGAGHLPVLTVYNKKDLLTKDFIPHAFPSITVSVHDPIDIKRILHKIEEVLYDEWQEFDVFIPADEGKLLQEVKTSSIVTSLNFFEEKEGYALHGYIHPEHPIKYKIL from the coding sequence ATGATGGAAAAAGAACAAGTCATACTCGTAGCAAGACAAAGTCCCAATGAACAGGAGCACCGTTTTACTTATTCACTGGAAGAACTGCAGTCTTTAACAGAGACGGCAGGCGGTGAAGTGTGTAAAATAGTGACGCAGAAAAGAGACCGTGTTCATCCTGCCACCTTTCTTGGGGAAGGAAAGTTAGAAGAAATTAAACAATTGGCAGATGAACTTAACGCCAATCTAATTATATTTAATGATGAACTGTCCCCGGGACAGTTAAGAAATATATCGGATAAACTGGAACGGACGGTTATAGACCGAAGCCAGCTGATCTTGGACATTTTCGCCAGCCGTGCCCGGACTAAAGAAGGGAAGCTGCAAGTTGAACTTGCCCAGCTGCAGTATTTGCTGCCTCGCTTAGCTGGGCAGGGAACTGCCCTATCTCGTCTTGGCGGCGGAATTGGAACGCGTGGACCAGGTGAGACAAAGCTTGAAACAGACCGCCGGCATATTCAAAGGCGGATTGATGATATTAAAAAGCGGCTGGATGCTGTGGTTAAGCAGAGGGAACAGTATCGAAAAAGAAGAAAAGAAAACAGAGCTTTTCAAATGGCTATCGTCGGTTATACTAATGCCGGTAAATCAACGTTCTTTAACCGGGTGACTGAAAGTGATTCTTTCGAGGAGAACCTGCTCTTTGCTACGCTTGATCCGTTGACACGTCAAGTAACCCTTCCTTCTGGTTTCAAGGCGCTTTTATCAGATACAGTAGGGTTTATTCAGGATCTTCCAACTTCGCTCATTGCGGCTTTTCGTTCCACCTTGGAGGAAGTGACAGAAGCTGATTTTATTTTGCATTTAGTAGATTCTTCTCATCCGGATCATGTTCATCAGGAAAGGACTGTGTTAAGTCTGCTTGATGAACTGGGTGCGGGACACCTGCCTGTGCTTACCGTATATAATAAGAAAGATCTGCTTACAAAAGATTTTATTCCCCATGCGTTTCCTTCTATAACAGTAAGTGTCCATGATCCTATTGATATTAAGCGGATCTTACATAAAATTGAGGAAGTTCTGTACGATGAATGGCAGGAGTTTGATGTATTTATTCCTGCCGATGAAGGGAAGCTTTTACAGGAAGTGAAAACTTCAAGTATTGTCACCAGTTTAAATTTTTTTGAAGAGAAAGAAGGGTATGCTCTGCATGGGTATATTCATCCGGAGCATCCAATAAAATACAAGATTCTATAA
- the hfq gene encoding RNA chaperone Hfq: protein MAQSVNIQDNYLNQLRKERIQVTVFLLNGFQLRGVIKAFDNFTVLLETDGKQQLIFKHAISTFAPMKNVTLDKE, encoded by the coding sequence ATGGCTCAGTCCGTAAATATTCAGGATAATTACTTAAATCAGTTAAGAAAAGAACGCATTCAAGTTACTGTCTTTTTACTCAATGGTTTTCAGCTGCGTGGAGTAATAAAGGCATTTGATAATTTTACCGTCTTACTTGAAACCGATGGCAAACAGCAGCTGATTTTTAAACACGCGATTTCCACTTTTGCTCCAATGAAAAACGTGACATTGGATAAAGAATAA
- the miaA gene encoding tRNA (adenosine(37)-N6)-dimethylallyltransferase MiaA: MKPAVVSVVGPTAVGKSKLGVEIAKAFDGEVISGDSMQIYKGMDIGTAKVTNEEMEGVPHHMINIKRPDEPFSVAEFQKMVQALIYDISARGKLPVLVGGTGLYIQATLYNFNFSNQPKDTRIVEKLEKDWDTYGPEVMYDRLIEVDPRQAERIHPNNKRRVIRALEVFESTGKVMSDYQEDQAAASPFHPLLIGLEMEREALYERINRRVEEMMENGLLEEVKALYEKGLEEAQSMKAIGYKEFIPYFKGEYPLDEAVELLKRNSRRYAKRQYTYFKNKMDVRWYEVTEKNYVNEFTTILRDLAGMLK, from the coding sequence ATGAAGCCAGCAGTAGTTTCTGTGGTGGGACCGACAGCGGTTGGAAAATCAAAGCTGGGTGTGGAAATCGCCAAAGCGTTTGATGGAGAAGTGATCAGTGGTGATTCCATGCAGATCTATAAGGGAATGGACATTGGTACAGCTAAAGTGACGAATGAAGAAATGGAAGGTGTCCCTCATCATATGATTAATATTAAACGACCGGATGAGCCCTTTTCTGTCGCTGAATTTCAAAAAATGGTGCAAGCCTTAATTTATGATATTTCTGCCCGTGGAAAACTTCCGGTCCTTGTGGGAGGTACTGGATTATACATACAGGCTACGCTCTATAACTTCAACTTTTCCAATCAGCCCAAAGATACAAGGATAGTGGAAAAGCTTGAAAAGGATTGGGATACTTACGGACCGGAAGTGATGTATGACCGTTTGATTGAGGTGGATCCCCGGCAGGCAGAGAGGATTCACCCAAATAATAAGCGGCGGGTCATCAGAGCGCTGGAAGTTTTCGAGAGCACAGGGAAGGTAATGAGCGACTACCAGGAGGACCAGGCTGCCGCTTCTCCGTTTCACCCTTTATTAATAGGGTTGGAAATGGAAAGGGAAGCGTTATATGAGCGAATTAACCGCAGAGTAGAGGAAATGATGGAGAATGGTCTGTTAGAAGAAGTAAAAGCTTTGTATGAGAAGGGGCTTGAAGAGGCGCAATCGATGAAAGCGATCGGATATAAAGAATTTATTCCTTATTTTAAAGGCGAATATCCACTTGATGAAGCCGTAGAATTATTGAAGCGGAATTCAAGAAGGTATGCAAAAAGGCAGTACACGTATTTTAAGAATAAAATGGATGTGCGTTGGTATGAGGTTACCGAAAAGAATTATGTGAATGAATTTACAACAATTTTACGTGATTTAGCAGGAATGCTGAAATAG